The sequence CCAAGATCGGCGGGCTGCGCGCGTTCGGCGATGCAGGCACGTTCGTGCACCGCATGCTGGTGGATCAGAGCTTCACGCTGGAAGCGGGCAGAAAGATCTGGGGATATCCGAAGATCCTGGCGGACTTCACGGTTCGAGAGGGCAACCCGTTCGGATTCGACGTCCGCGTCGACGGTTCGCTGCTGGTCGACATGACGATCGGTCGGGGGCTCCCGGTGCCGATGCCGTCGCGCCCGCAGTCGCTGCTGACCTACACCAACATCGACGGCACAACCCGGGAGACCGCTGCCGAACAGACGTCCACCGGCATGCACGCCCGAATCGGCGGTGCCACCCTGAAGCTGGGCGACCACGCCTACGCGCAGGAACTCGCATCGCTCGGGCTCCCGAAGCGCGCCATGGCGTGCATGTCGATCGACAACGCGGACATGACCTTCGGCGACTGCCGCGAGGTCGGCTAGATCAGCGAGGCCAACTGCCGGATCTGCTCGGCGTCGCGGCCGCTGACGCACATCATCGTGACGCCTGCCGCCTCCCACACCTTGATCTGCGCGCGCACGTAGTCGAGGTTGCCGACGATCGCGGCGTCGTCGACGAGCTCGTCCGGGATCACCGCCGCCGCCTGATCCTTGCGGTCGGTGCGGAAAAGCGCCGTCACCTCGTCGACCACCTCGGCGTAGCCCATCCTGCGGTAGACGTCGGCGTGGAAGTTGGTGTCCTCGGCGCCCATCCCGCCCATGTACAGCGCGAGATAGGGCTTCATCGCGGCGAATGCGGCGGCGCGGTCCTCGGTGATGACGATGTTGGCCGTCGCGCAGATCTCGAAGTCCTCGCGGCTGCGGCGAGCGCCGGGCCGGGCGAAGCCCTCGTCGAGCCACTCGTTGTAGGTGTCGGCCATCCGCGGCGTGTAGAAGATCGGCAGCCAGCCGTCGCAGATCTCCGCGGCCATGGCCACGTTCTTCGGGCCTTCGGCGCCGAGCATGATCGGAATGTCGGCGCGCAGCGGGTGGGTGATCGGCTTGAGCGCCTTGCCCAGCCCGGTGGTTCCCTCACCCGTCAGCGGCAGCGGATAGTGCGGCCCGTCGCTGGAGACCGGCTTCTCGCGCGCCCAGACCTGGCGAATGATGTCGACGTATTCGCGGGTGCGGGCCAGCGGCTTGGGGAACCTCTGGCCGTACCAACCCTCCACGACCTGCGGCCCCGAGACGCCGAGCCCGAGGATGTGCCGCCCGCCGGACAAATGGTCGAGGGTCAGCGACGCCATCGCGCATGCGGTCGGAGTGCGGGCGGAGAGCTGGACCACCGACGTGCCCAGGCGCAGCCGGCTCGTCGCCGACCCCCACCAGGC is a genomic window of Mycobacterium sp. ITM-2016-00318 containing:
- a CDS encoding acetoacetate decarboxylase family protein translates to MSESQHTIAGTVLIMPVRVRKADVHSAMFTVDAGAAQRLIDYSGLKVFEIRSGRAVVNLLLTRFVECDLGCYNEFSFCVMVAPPGAKIGGLRAFGDAGTFVHRMLVDQSFTLEAGRKIWGYPKILADFTVREGNPFGFDVRVDGSLLVDMTIGRGLPVPMPSRPQSLLTYTNIDGTTRETAAEQTSTGMHARIGGATLKLGDHAYAQELASLGLPKRAMACMSIDNADMTFGDCREVG
- a CDS encoding LLM class F420-dependent oxidoreductase, yielding MKLGLQLGYWGAHPPANAPELVAAAEEAGFETVFTAEAWGSDAFTPLAWWGSATSRLRLGTSVVQLSARTPTACAMASLTLDHLSGGRHILGLGVSGPQVVEGWYGQRFPKPLARTREYVDIIRQVWAREKPVSSDGPHYPLPLTGEGTTGLGKALKPITHPLRADIPIMLGAEGPKNVAMAAEICDGWLPIFYTPRMADTYNEWLDEGFARPGARRSREDFEICATANIVITEDRAAAFAAMKPYLALYMGGMGAEDTNFHADVYRRMGYAEVVDEVTALFRTDRKDQAAAVIPDELVDDAAIVGNLDYVRAQIKVWEAAGVTMMCVSGRDAEQIRQLASLI